The window ATGCGTGTAACAGGAACAATGTGTAATAACTTCTTTGGTCAAGCAACGCTCTCTAATCGTGGTATTTTACGTGCTCAAGGTGTAGGGATGACCCGTATGCTCTGCACAGATCCTCTTCTTAATCAACTCGATGGCGACATTGCCCAGCTCTTAGAAAATGGTGCTGAAGCGGTTGTTTCTGCGGATGGTCAATTCTTAAGATTATCAAATACAACGACTCAATTAGAGTTTAAACTGGTTGATAAAGTTAAATAGTTATCGTTTCTAGTTTATGCTGGAAAAGTTAAGTTAATGGAGAGGTGATCTATAATAATAGATCACCTTTTTCATCAATGAAGGAGTAGATATGAAATCACATTGGAATGAGCGTTTCTCTCAAGAAGCTTATCTCTATGGAAAGGCACCGAATCAATTTATTCGTGAGATCAATCAGAAGATCCATCTTAAAGGGGATATTTTAGCGATCGCAGAGGGAGAGGGAAGAAATGCTCTCTATATCGCTAAAGAGGCTGTTGCCGCCGAAGAGCCGATCAAAATTGAGGTGTGGGATTATTCTGATGTGGCACTAGAGAAGATCAATCAACGCAAGGAGGATCTTCCTATTGAGACAAGAGAGGTAGATTTAACAGAAGTGATTTGGCCGGAAAATCGTTATGATGCGGCGATCTGTGTTTATGGACACTTTGCTAAAGAGATGCAAGAAAAGGTCTTCCAAGGCTTACGTCAAAGCGTTAAATCTGGTGGGTGGATTGTTGGGGAAGTCTATTCAGAAGAGCAGATTCCTTATCAATCTGGAGGCCCGCGAAATCAAGATTATCTCTACTCTCCATCGCTCTTTACAAGGCTCTTTTCAGAGGATTTTATTCGCCATCTCTATGTCGGAGAGGTTATGCGTGAAGAGGGAGCATTACATCGAGGCATCTGCCACGTTATCCAATTTGCGATTCAGCTGCGCAAAGCGTAATAAAAAAAGAGGAGCAAATTTAATATTGCTCCTCTCTCTATATTCTCCTCTTTACTTAATAACTATCGATAGCAGTGAATTGATCACTGCTCTTTTATGTTTTTTAAAGAAGGAAGAAGTAAGCATAGATTGTTAAGATCCCCACACAGCAGAGGTTGAGGATACCGCCGGCGAACATCATATCGCGCTGTCTTAAGTGACCGGTACCAAAAACAATGGCATTTGGAGGAGTTGCAATCGGCAGCATAAAGGCACATGAAGCACCTAAGCCGATCATCAATACTAATACCTCTTCAGGCATTCCCATCTCTGCAGCTACCGCGGCAAATACCGGTACTAAAAGTGCAGCTGATGCGGTATTACTGGTGAATTCAGTAAGGATAATAATAAAGATCACAACAATAAAGATGACCACTAAAGGATGTGAGCGGCCAAAGAGATCAGCAACCGTATTACCTAAGATCTCTGAAGCGCCTGAGCTTCCTAATACAGCACTTAAGGTTAATCCACCGCCAAAGAGGAAGAGAACTCCCCAATCTGTATTTTCAGAAACCTCTTGCCATGAAGCTAAGCCTAAAACCACTACTGCAATAGCACAGGTGATTGCAACATATGTATCAGGAGAGCTGATCCCGAGATGCTTTTGAATATAGGAGCCGCTAATCCATGCAATTGCTGTGACGATAAAGAGTACTGTGGCAATAATACGGGGAAGGGTCCAAGGAATCACCTCATCTGTGACATTGATTCGCATATTGAGCTTTGGCTTAAAGATGATGTAGAGCACAATAAACATCACTGGCATTAAGATAACCATCATAGGAATTCCTACTAGGAACCAATCATCAAAACTATAGTTGAGTGCTTTTGCTGCGATCGCATTAGGAGGCGATCCCACCAATGTTCCAAGACCACCGATACTTGCGGAGTAGGCAATTCCGAGCAAGATAAAGATAAAAGTTCCGCGTTCTTTAGAGAAATCGAGATTACTCATAATCCCAAGTGCAAGTGGAAGCATCATTGCCGCCGTTGCCGTATTACTAATCCACATCGATAAGCCGGCAGTGACAAAGAAGAGAGAGAAGACGGTGACTCCAAGATGTCCTTTTGAGAGACGAATCATAAAGAGGGCGATCTTTCTATCAATTTTTTGCATATGAAGTGCAGTTGCTAGGGCGAATCCTCCAAAGAAGAGGAAGATGATAGGATCTGCAAAACTCGTTAATGAGCTTTTTAAAGTGATCGACTCCGGCACCCCTAATAGAACTGCAGACAGTGGCACTAGTAGTGCTGTGATCGTGGTATGAACAATCTCTGTTAGCCAGAGAGCACCGATAAAAAAGAGAATCACAAGCCCTTTATTGGCTTGCTCTGTAAAGGGAAGAAAGCGATAGATGACAGCACAAATAGCTACTATAATCGCGATTCCCACGACAGATTTAATCACCTTTGCTAGATTGAAACGAGATAGCTCCTCAGCTAGCAAGTCTGGGTTTTGTGCGGAACTTGCCACAGTATACTCCTTTAATATTAATAAATAATAGGTATAAAAATAGTCACACCTTACTGATCATTCTATTGAAATAGATATTGTTATTGCTTTAAGCATCGATCTTTATAGTGGATCGTGATCACGATTGCAAACATCTATCTAATAATTTGCCAGAAACTTGCGAAGTATCTATGAGATGTTGTGCAATTTTAGCGTGGCTTTATTAGTTTTATGGCAGAGAGATCACCTCCTTTATGCTCCTTTATGATAAGGTACGAAGCTTATCTTTCGCCTCAATATCTCTGCTATGTTTGACATTAGTAATAGGTAAAAGAATTATCGCGAATTATCATATATATATCTGTAATAAATTGTTATAATCTACGAATATTTTTATATATCTTTCATATTCGATTTATATGTGATTTATACGTAGTTTATATGTGATTTGTATGTGATCTGTATGCACGCTATGTGCATTTTATCTACATTTTTATAACAGCTGTACTCTTAGGGAGTTTTACAAAATGGAAAGAGCAATTAAGAATTGGTGGATGTGGGTCTTGATGGGGATTCTCTACATCATTATGAGTGGTTATCTATTTATCAGCCCCTTAACAAGTTTTATTGTCTTATCACAATTTATGGTAGCGTTCTTCTTTGTAACGGGGATCTTTGAAGTGATCTACTCACTGACCAATAGACATGTAGAAGGTTGGGTTTTCAATCTTATTATGGGGATTTTACAGGTCTTTATCGGAGCCTATCTCATTAAACATGCCAATGAAGGCCTACCAGAGATGATGATGATCTTCCTCTTTATGTTCTGGTTAATCTTTTACGGTATCTCTGCAATTACCTTCTCATTTAGTCTTAAGAGAATGGGAGTTGCTAGCTGGTGGTTAACATTAGTTATTGGTATTTTAGGGCTTCTTTTAGGGCTCTCAATGTCTTACTCACCACTTAATAGTATCGAGATTATTACAACTTTGATTGGCGCATATGCCTTAGTTGCCGGGATCTATAGTCTCTACTTCGGTTTTGCGATTCGTCGTCATAGAGCGTAGTTTACAGAGTAATCTATCTAATAATGATCCATCTAATAGTGATCTCACAGTGAACTTACAGTGATATTAAGAGATAGTTATCAAGATGGTTATTTAGATAGTTATTTAGATAGATATTAAAAAAATCGTTAGGAAGAGCCTCTAATCTATAAGAGGCTCTTTTTTTTTAGCAAAAGAAAGGGTATAGTACCTAAAGAAGTTTTAAATTTATCTTTGGGGCAGGGTGAGAGAATTTCTCGATTCCCGACCGGCGGTGATAGTCCGCGAGCGTAAGCTGATATTGGTGCAATTCCAAAACCGACAGTATAGTCTGGATGGTAAAAGATAAATGATTTGTTAAAGTAACATTTTATATTGAGTTGTATCTCGGTTGAGATTATTTTAATCGGTTATTTCAGTGTTCATCTTTCATGATGAGAGATAGCAGAAAGAGTTGAAATAAGCGTATGATCTTCTCCATGCTCTTAGAAAGTATTATGTAATAGAGAGCAATAGAATAGAGAGTAATAGAGAACTTGATCTTTCTGATACTATCGTAAGATCCTCTAGGAGATAATCAGCTCTCACAGCTGATAAGATCTATCATCTTAAGCCGTTTTAGCTAAGAGATCTTCTCAACGACTATGACTTGTTGTTATCGATATCGTCTATTAGAGATTATGCGATAGGTATCGATATAAGAGACTTTAACAGACATCTATCCCGAATCGTTAAAAGCCCCAAGCAGATTGCAAGGGGCTTTTTTAATGCAGAAATCAGAGCAGAGATCAGATCAGACATTGGTCGAAAGAGATCAGACGCAATATCAGGCTTCAGGCGAAGCGTTAGAGCAAGAGCCTGAGCAGAATGTCGATCAGAGTTTAAGTCAAAATGAGGTTGATCGTACCTATCTTTTAGAAGCGGTTAAGCTTGCAAAGCTTGGTTATGGTGCAGTCTCACCTAACCCCTATGTCGGGGCATTACTGGTCAAAGAGGGCGAGATCATCGGCCGCGGTTATCATCAATACGCCGGAGGCGCTCACGCAGAAGTGAATGCTGTGCAAGATGCGCTTGATCATGGCTATCAACTCGCAGGAGCAACACTCTATGTCACACTAGAGCCTTGCTGCTTTAGAGGGAAGACGGGCGCTTGTACCGATCTTATTTTAAAGAGTGGGATTCAACGAGTTGTCACGGCGATGGAAGATCCTAATCCCGCTGTTGCCGGTAAAGGGCATCGAATTTTACAGGATGCCGGCATTGAGGTCGTTACCAATCTTCTTGCTGATCAGGGAGAGAGACTCATTGAAATTTTTAGCCACAATCAGCGTTATAAAAAGAGTTTTGTTACCCTGAAAGCAGCTTTAAGCCTCGATGGTAAATTAGCGACAAAGTCTCGTGATTCACAATGGATTACTGGTGAGGCTGCTCGTAAACGAGCACACTATTATCGGGGGTTACATGATCTTATTCTTATTGGTAAAGGGACGCTGCTAGCGGATAACCCATCGCTGACTGTCCGTTACGGATATGAAACTAAAGCGCCGACACGTCTATTGATGCTTAATAATTTTGTGGGCATTACTGAAGAGATCATCACCCAATATCACTTCTTTAATATTAATTTAGCCCCTTCGCTGATTCTCTATGATGTTGGGAATCCTCCTAGCCACTCATTAGAAGCGCTATT of the Ignatzschineria indica genome contains:
- a CDS encoding HdeD family acid-resistance protein, which codes for MERAIKNWWMWVLMGILYIIMSGYLFISPLTSFIVLSQFMVAFFFVTGIFEVIYSLTNRHVEGWVFNLIMGILQVFIGAYLIKHANEGLPEMMMIFLFMFWLIFYGISAITFSFSLKRMGVASWWLTLVIGILGLLLGLSMSYSPLNSIEIITTLIGAYALVAGIYSLYFGFAIRRHRA
- a CDS encoding META domain-containing protein; this translates as MRKLLLGAAVLFVLAACSSKGITPMSQLDTKIATVPELQHHDYQLVSVNGKAFEAGKNEAAPTIAFSQDMRVTGTMCNNFFGQATLSNRGILRAQGVGMTRMLCTDPLLNQLDGDIAQLLENGAEAVVSADGQFLRLSNTTTQLEFKLVDKVK
- the ribD gene encoding bifunctional diaminohydroxyphosphoribosylaminopyrimidine deaminase/5-amino-6-(5-phosphoribosylamino)uracil reductase RibD; this encodes MQKSEQRSDQTLVERDQTQYQASGEALEQEPEQNVDQSLSQNEVDRTYLLEAVKLAKLGYGAVSPNPYVGALLVKEGEIIGRGYHQYAGGAHAEVNAVQDALDHGYQLAGATLYVTLEPCCFRGKTGACTDLILKSGIQRVVTAMEDPNPAVAGKGHRILQDAGIEVVTNLLADQGERLIEIFSHNQRYKKSFVTLKAALSLDGKLATKSRDSQWITGEAARKRAHYYRGLHDLILIGKGTLLADNPSLTVRYGYETKAPTRLLMLNNFVGITEEIITQYHFFNINLAPSLILYDVGNPPSHSLEALLKAKGVEVVPLAEITPQSILEYTFNAGFMSLFIEGGAGIYDAFISADCVDQYLLFYGPKLIGNPKALELWQSSSIEQLSDAPLVTIESVELLEESFLTVARRRR
- a CDS encoding class I SAM-dependent methyltransferase is translated as MKSHWNERFSQEAYLYGKAPNQFIREINQKIHLKGDILAIAEGEGRNALYIAKEAVAAEEPIKIEVWDYSDVALEKINQRKEDLPIETREVDLTEVIWPENRYDAAICVYGHFAKEMQEKVFQGLRQSVKSGGWIVGEVYSEEQIPYQSGGPRNQDYLYSPSLFTRLFSEDFIRHLYVGEVMREEGALHRGICHVIQFAIQLRKA
- a CDS encoding SLC13 family permease, encoding MIKSVVGIAIIVAICAVIYRFLPFTEQANKGLVILFFIGALWLTEIVHTTITALLVPLSAVLLGVPESITLKSSLTSFADPIIFLFFGGFALATALHMQKIDRKIALFMIRLSKGHLGVTVFSLFFVTAGLSMWISNTATAAMMLPLALGIMSNLDFSKERGTFIFILLGIAYSASIGGLGTLVGSPPNAIAAKALNYSFDDWFLVGIPMMVILMPVMFIVLYIIFKPKLNMRINVTDEVIPWTLPRIIATVLFIVTAIAWISGSYIQKHLGISSPDTYVAITCAIAVVVLGLASWQEVSENTDWGVLFLFGGGLTLSAVLGSSGASEILGNTVADLFGRSHPLVVIFIVVIFIIILTEFTSNTASAALLVPVFAAVAAEMGMPEEVLVLMIGLGASCAFMLPIATPPNAIVFGTGHLRQRDMMFAGGILNLCCVGILTIYAYFFLL